A genome region from Heliangelus exortis chromosome 12, bHelExo1.hap1, whole genome shotgun sequence includes the following:
- the HYAL1 gene encoding hyaluronidase-1 — protein sequence MTMEWSVWVLLLLLPTMTYTGGPGPVLINRPFVTIWNIPTERCTTKYNVTINLEVFDVLANDHQSFIGQDITLFYSEELGRFPYYTAEGVPVNGGLPQNASLLAHLLQATQDIKVTLPSPAYDGLAIIDWEKWRPLWIRNWDSMDIYHQKSEELVQQQHPQWPPKEVKEEAMKLFEQSARAFMEWTLQLGKTLRPGGYWGFYGFPNCYNNDFDSLPYTGMCPEVEHERNKELWWLWQSSRALYPSIYLPPHLNGTSKVLPYVQHRVAEAFAVVNGSIPVVPYSQIAFDCTTDFLSQEDLINTIGESAAQGAAGIVLWGSLNYSISKEMCLRLKDYTEGPLGHYIVNVTASAELCSRSLCSGRGRCVRRENQRGFLHLDPSRFSIDLQARKPWLVAQSLEPGDDVSRLAEEFRCQCYDQWQGPRCDRQSFAL from the exons ATGACAATGGAGTGGTCCGTCTGggtcctcctgctgctcctgcccaccaTGACCTACACGGGGGGGCCTGGCCCTGTCCTCATCAACCGCCCCTTCGTCACCATCTGGAACATCCCCACCGAGCGCTGCACCACGAAGTACAATGTCACCATCAACCTGGAGGTCTTTGATGTGTTGGCCAATGACCATCAGTCTTTCATCGGGCAGGACATCACCCTCTTCTACAGTGAGGAGCTGGGGCGCTTCCCCTACTACACGGCTGAGGGGGTGCCAGTGAATGGGGGGCTTCCCCAAAACGCCAGCCTGCTGGCCCACCTGCTCCAGGCCACCCAGGACATCAAGGtcaccctgcccagccctgcctaTGATGGGTTGGCCATCATTGACTGGGAGAAGTGGCGCCCGCTGTGGATCCGCAACTGGGACTCCATGGATATCTACCACCAGAAGTCAGAGGAgctggtgcagcagcagcacccgcAGTGGCCCCCCAAGGAGGTAAAGGAGGAGGCCATGAAGCTGTTTGAGCAGAGTGCCCGTGCCTTCATGGAGTGGACCCTGCAGCTGGGCAAGACCCTTCGTCCTGGTGGCTACTGGGGGTTCTATGGCTTCCCCAACTGCTACAACAATGACTTTGACAGCCTGCCCTACACTGGGATGTGCCCGGAGGTGGAGCACGAGAGGAACAAGGAGCTGTGGTGGCTCTGGCAGAGCAGCCGGGCACTCTATCCCAGCATCTACCTGCCCCCACATTTGAATGGCACCAGCAAAGTGCTTCCCTACGTCCAGCACCGCGTGGCCGAGGCTTTTGCTGTCGTCAATGGCAGCATCCCCGTCGTGCCCTACTCCCAGATTGCTTTTGACTGCACCACTGACTTTCTCTCCCAG GAGGACCTGATCAACACCATTGGGGAAAGTGCCGCTCAGGGCGCTGCCGGCATCGTCCTCTGGGGCAGCCTCAACTACAGCATCTCCAAG GAGATGTGCCTGAGGCTGAAGGACTACACGGAGGGGCCCCTGGGACACTACATCGTCAACGTGACGGCCAGCGCCGAGCTGTGCAGCCGGAGCCTCTGCTCGGGCCGGGGCCGCTGCGTGCGCCGGGAGAACCAGCGAGGCTTCCTCCACCTGGATCCCTCCCGCTTCTCCATCGACCTGCAAGCCAGGAAGCCCTGGCTGGTGGCACAGAGCCTGGAACCTGGTGATGATGTCTCCCGGCTGGCCGAGGAGTTCCGCTGCCAGTGCTATGACCAGTGGCAGGGACCCCGCTGTGACAGGCAGAGCTTTGCCCTGTGA